The Lolium perenne isolate Kyuss_39 chromosome 6, Kyuss_2.0, whole genome shotgun sequence genome segment GAAGGCGCGCTTCCACTGCGGCTTCGTTGGAGACTGTGGCCGTGCCAGCTCGATGGCCAGAGGCATCAGTGTGCCCTCGTCGGTGAGGAAGAAGACGGTGCGAGACCCATACAACGTCGTGTCCGGCAGCTCGCGCACCTTGTGCACGTATGGCAGGAACACGTCGTGGTAGTCCAGCATGAACAGCCTCTTGTTTTCCAGCGCCTCCTCCACCGTCATCAGACCGTTCATCATTTTCTCGAGGAGCTCCTTGGTTAGCGCCGACTCTGGAGGGCCGTACACCTCCGGGTCGAGCTTGCTCACGATGGGGAATTCCTGCACCATGCTCTCTCGTTAGTAATTAATGAACCAATAAGAAATGAGAGAAGGATAACTAACTTGATCAAAACCTGTAAATGATTAATTAGTCGATTCGACCTGGCAGTTCAACACATGTGATTTTTTTAACAGTACAACACATGTGATTTTCATAAGATTGCAAATGTAAAACTTCAGAAACAACATATTTTCCATGTATAGAGATGATGGCTCAATACTAAGTGAACCTCAGTTGGAGGACCACATAATAAACCACCAAGGTTTTTTTGCCCCTACGAATATTTTCGGGATGATATCCGTCTCGCTACTTCGAAAGAAAACtacattcttttttttttttttgctttcttaTGAAAAAAGAGGGTTAAGGAGGCTATATCTAAAATGGAACATTTCTCCTGGACCAGTTGGTTTTCTAGAAGAGTTTTATGAGGTGTTCTGGGATATTATGGAAGACGATTTGATGGATTTGTTCCATTCTTGTCAGCCTGTATAGTCTCAATTTCGGGGCAGTTACCTTGCTTGCAAAATGTAATTAGGATATGCCCATCTGTTGATACCGACACATCTGTCACCTAAATGTAACTCTCAAATCTTTGCTAAACTAGCAACAAATATAATTAACCGGGTGTGGTCCGGTCGACCCAAACGGCGTTTTTGCAAGGGCAGGAACATTTCAAATGAGTCCTAATCATAAATGAGAATGTGCATGAGCTCCACCGGAAAAACATGGGAGGGGTAATTTTTAAAATATGTTTTGAGAAGGTATACGTTAAGTGGCATTTTCTTCCGCAGACCTTCATCAGTATGAAAGGCTTTTCACCTCTTATTATCTGTAAGTAGGTCCAATATTTTATGACTTGCAAAAGTGTCGGCACATAAGTTGAAATATCTAGAGGAATATTTTTAAACAAAGAAAGGCCTCATCCAAGTGTATCCATTGTCCCATATTCTTTAATATAGTTAGTCGACATGCTAGCATTATGATCAGGAGAGCTAACTTACATGATCTAATTAGTGGGGCGCTGCCACACACTCATGGACACCGGACAACCAATTCTCTATAATAGGCGGATGACATTCTCCTTATGGGTCATGACACCGGGAAAGCAAAAAAATCTTCATTTGAGCAACCGTGAGGTTCTAAAGTAATTTTTCGTAAGAGTGAAATCTTCTGTATCTTGGCATCTTGAACCTTCCAGAAACATTAGGAGTGTTTTTTTTCCATCATTTGCAACCTAAACATTGACATATTTAGTGTGTGCGTGCGGGCACGCGCGTGTGTGGGTGTGTGTGGCAGTGCACATGTAAGATACAGAGGGTAGAGTTAAAACTCTTGCGTGTTTATATACATCGAAGTATCaataaatgcttctatttccacaAAAAACAAATACCGTTAGGAGACGGATGCAGAGAGGGTTGAGCCCTGCAAGTGTCTGCCTCGCAAACTCCTCGTCTCTGAACCAAGAGAACCTGTCCCCTGCAAAGCCATGTCATGTAAGTGCAACACAGTTTTTCCATGCCCATATATATTATATATTATTTAGTAAAAGATGTAAATGCATAGGACTACAACCTGACCCAGCATTTTCCAATTTATAATCTGAAATATATTGCAAATTTTACTAGTCCTTGTAATTGCCATAGAACAAATACTCTACTAGGACGATGCACAAGAAAAGATCAGAATAACTCTGTTGGTAGAGAAGAGGACCGAAAATCCTCGTGTCACCTGTTCAAATTTGTTCCCCAAATGGTATGTTTATTCTTCATACAACAATTTTTTGACGTGAAATACACCCATGTAATATGTTCTATTCATGTTCCTGACTTACAGTTCTTGGGTTTGTTCTTGTTCTACTCACGAATTGCTGGAAGAAGTCATGTTCTAACCATGCTCCCAATTTTAGGATAGTCGGTTCCGAACCTAATGTTTGATATGGATTTCATGTTCTTTGGTTAATGAAATTCATAGTCTTTGGTATCTTCATTTTCGAAAAAAATATGTTTTGTAGTTACATGTGCCAGATGTAATTCTTGGTCCTAATTTTGATTCATAATATATTGGAATTGGTTGACATTTTTTCTCTAAATTCTAATGAATGGTAAAGAAATTTGCTTAAATGCTCGCGGGAATTTGGTTCTGAATGATGGCGAAAATTTTGCTTCACACTACAGAGTAAAGAATCATAGCCTTTTGCAAACTTTAGAAGTTTGAATTTCGTATTACTATAAATTGTTTTTcccatgttcatgataattaaaaTGTCATGATTTGTGTGAGGGGTGggaaaatgagaagcaaaaggaCTGCAAAGAGACCTAGTTAAAATGGTGTGTTTTGTATAATGGATAAGACGGTGTGTCTGATatagctgattttttttttttcttttgcgggTAATATAGCTAGGTCTTAGGTGTGAAGTAAATGGGTTAAGTCGACATAATTCGCACGAATCTGCAACGTCTTAGGTGTGGAGTTGGGTTTTCTCATGCAAGTGGTCTTAGTGTAACTGCCTGTGTACACTACTACGTGCTCCGGTGGAGGCATGGACGGCGGTGCTCACTCTCAAGCATCTGGGGGACCTCGAAGCGGAGCACGTGCTCGGTTGTGTCCTCGATCATCTGGACGACACGGGGTATGACGTTGTTGATGACGTTGAGGGAGGCGCCGCTGTCAACGGGGAGCGGGATGCCGTCGCTGTAGAGAGCGTCGATGGCCGGAAAATGCGAGAAGTGTTGTGTGTTGTTGAGCAGCGGCGCCAGCGCCGGCAGGATGGCGTGCAACCCCGACCGCAGCGTCGTCGCGCTGAACGTCCGCCCCTTGACGTCCGAGAACTGCTCGTCACGGGGTACGTACACCTGCGAGCTCCTCTTCTCCGTCTCCGGGTCTACACCACCACGGCAGTCCATTAGAATTTAGGAATAATAAAGGTAGGCAGGCCGATGTGTGCGCCTGCATACTTACCGAAACGGGTCATGGGCCGGCCGGTGCGACACCGGCGAGGGTAGGGGCGCTCCTTGGTGCCAAGCACGGGGCGCTTGTGGGCGATGTTCCTGTCGGGGTCGCCGAGGTCGTTGTAGGTGTCGTAGTCGTAGACGCGCTCGTGGATCTTGCGCTCGCCATGCCCGTCGCCACGTAGCGTCTCCAGCTCCTTCTTCCTCAGCGCCTCGATCCCAGGCGGCGTTTGGGACGGCAGGTACGACTGCAAAATATATGCGCCCTTCCATGGTTAATTTTCTCCGGACATGCATCCACGAAGAGTGTTTACTGCATGTCCTTGCTAGGACCTAGCTTAATAATTACTCTAAGGGTGAAGAAGACGCGCGGTTCGGGCTCGTCGAACTTGGAGTGCACCCAGGAGCCGGCGTCGAAGGTGACGGCGCTGCTCTCGTCGCCACCGGTGAAGAGCTTGATGTCCTTGATGAACATCTCCCTGTGGTGCTCGTTCTCCACCAGCACCGCTCCCACCGGTCCGAACGACGCGGGCACAGACATCTTGGCCTCGTACGTCCCGTCTTTCGGCGTCATGTGCGCAAACCCCTTCACTTTCTCCCTCTCCATTCCCGTCCCTTAGGCAGCCAAAGAAAAACTTCCCTCAGTCATATGTGAAAGCAATTTAAAAGTTAAAGGTGTGGCTATTTCTTAGTCGACTGATAACTAACTTCGTTCTTAGTTAGATGATATTGTCATCAAATCTCAATTACAACTCATGTTGCATCCGATAACTAGAACGAATCTAGTACTTAACTGAGCACAAACTTAGTTTTTAGAGAACCAGCAAATCCCAAAAACTAAATAAATACGCACATGCTACTATTAGATATCCAGAGAGACTTTAGAGAGAGCGAGACTCACTGGGGTCGAGCTCGGAGCTAACGAGCTCAAGGAGCAGCGTCTTGCCGAAGAGGTCGTGGATGTCGTCGAAGCCGCGGGAGACGTACACGGAGTTCGGCGCCTCAGCGCTAATGATGGCCGTCACAGTCAGCGGCCTCTCTTTGGCAGTCACTGACGTCGACACGCCGGCTGCCTCGTCGGTCGACCCGGAACTGATCCTGTGCGATCTGTGTCGGCGTGAAGCGCTAGAGGCTTGCCTATGCTGgctgctcgccgccgccgccgtggcgAAGAGCGGCGAGGCAACGTTGTTGCATTGCACGGAGAGCACTATGGGCTGCTTGAGATGGATCATGGCTGGCCGACCGGGGCTGCTGATAGATTGATCTGCTTCTGTCGATCACTACGGTCGTCGTTCTTCTTGCTTGGTGATTGATTAGTTATAGGACAGCATATCAGCAGCAGAAGCTGAAGGTGGAATTGCAGACCTCGCTCTACTCCACATGTGTTCTCTCCCTGGTAGTAGCGTGTATATATATGGTCGCAGTAGCCACACGGATTCGGTGGATATGGGTGTAGGCGCAactatttaaaaaaaatcaaaaaatgtcatttaattttttttgaaaaattcgAAATAAACTTTGCATGTACATAATATCTTGATACTTACTCGTGCCAattttaaataaaaatatgaCCATACGTGGCCCACATGAAAAAAGAATATTGAAGCTTGTATTTCTTTAAACAGTACAAATCCAATTATTATAGTGTTATTTGCATATTTTGCTATTTTTATGTAGGTCACATcaatgttcaagaaatcgttAATCTTAACTGACCGGTCAGACTCAAAATAGAGATTAATCGCTTATCAGCCGATTAATCGATTTTATCGATCGCCCATTTATCGGCTAATTTTTTGTAAATCCTATTTTTTCGCACTAAATTTTCTATAATATGATATGTAAAATTAATATTGGAGTATGGAGCAGAAGTATTATCTTGATTCTTTGCATTTGAATcaataaaaatagaaaatttgAGCTAATGCACAATCCTACAAGATCCGACTGCCATACCGAATTTCAGTGAAATTTCACTGACAACCGGCCGAAATATCGGTCACCAGAGTGAAAATCGGACAAAATATCGGCTCTCAGAAATAAAATCGACCGAAATATCGGTGCTACGATAAATTAGCCGATATGATAAAATCTTACCGGTTAccacccgattcacgataaatTGGCTGATAAATCGATATCTCAGCTGCTTTTTTTAACAGTGGGTCACATAAAATCACATTTTTTCTTGAGAATTGGTACGAgtaattttttttgaaatgaaGGATGACCCCAACCTTCTGCATCGAAAAGGTACATTACGACCTTCTTTATTAAATTATTCACAAAAATCTTACAAAGAACATACATCAAGATAACTCGAAACCGTCAACACCTACAATCCTGACAATGAGGAAAATGAGAGAAAATCATGTCAGCGGGGCCTTGTGCCCTGAAAACACGAAAAACCCCATCAGCTAGATACCGGGAACTATCGCATACCCCAGGCCACCCTCTAGGTGCAACGGGAGTGCACATTCGGTACAACAGACTCCCAACGAACACCTTTGTGATGCACGCTGAAGaagtcgtcgccgccgtcgatccaACAAGCCATCTTCAAGTCAAAAACTGCATACACTTCGTCAAACTTGCCATCGATGCCACCATGATGCCAGACAGCGCCACCAACCTGAGTGAGTCCATTCAGCCGCGTCCATTGTTGATACCCCGCATCACCATGCCACCGAGACCCACCAACTTCGACGTAGTAGATGGAACACCGCTCCACCGGATGACCCCCTACAGGCATATCGTGTTCCAAAAGCGATGCCCTCAAGAGGGGAAATGACTCTGGAGGTGCCGCGTCCGATCTAAAAATTCAGATCTGGGGTTTCCTCCGGAACAAGAGGCTGACGGCGGATTCGTGGCAACGATACCTTCAACAAGGTGATGACGGCCGAGGATGTCACCATCGTTGGCTTGGACCAAGTTGGAACCCGGTTCTCACCGGCCAACCTTCGCCccatccctcgtcgatctgcctgAAGAGGATTCGATGTCGTCCTCCACGCCGTTGTCGAGGAGTCGAGGACGCCGCGCCGTGGTGCCCAGCAGCACCACGTCCAAGCCCTCGTAGCCGACcggccgccgccatcgccggccGCGGATCCACGTGAGAGGGTGCAAGGAGACGAGCTAGGAGGGGCCCGCCACCGACGGTGCCGACAAGGCTTTGCCCAGCTGCGCGCTTTGGCGGTGGCGGAGGGAGGGACGATGGGTGGAGGAGGGAGGCGGGCGGCGGCTAGGATTCCTCTGCTGCCCGCGTTGGGGAAGGAGGGGGACGCGGGGATCTGCAGGCATTGGCACgagtaaatatcaagataatatgtACATGCGAAAATTTATTtcaatttttaaaattttaaatgattttttttaaatttcaatAACCAAGTACATCTACACTCATGTTCCACTAGCTATTTCCAGCCATAGTAGttaatactacctccatcctaaaACTTTTAGAAAAAATCAGCCAAGTAAAGTTTGAGCGGTCACCGGGAGAGCCACAAAGGCCCCCACCTGAATCATTTCCATTTCTTCGATATAAAACAGGTAAAAACCCCTGGAGGAGATATATTTTTAGGTCTCGTTCAATTACACCCTACCTAGGGGAGATTGGCATGGAATGACAGAGAATCACTTTAATTACCGACCAATACCTCTAAATCCATGTCAACCCCTAGTCAAACCAAACAGGcccttgatacgttgcaaacgtatctatactttttgatgctccatgctta includes the following:
- the LOC127307569 gene encoding lipoxygenase 2.3, chloroplastic — encoded protein: MIHLKQPIVLSVQCNNVASPLFATAAAASSQHRQASSASRRHRSHRISSGSTDEAAGVSTSVTAKERPLTVTAIISAEAPNSVYVSRGFDDIHDLFGKTLLLELVSSELDPRTGMEREKVKGFAHMTPKDGTYEAKMSVPASFGPVGAVLVENEHHREMFIKDIKLFTGGDESSAVTFDAGSWVHSKFDEPEPRVFFTLRSYLPSQTPPGIEALRKKELETLRGDGHGERKIHERVYDYDTYNDLGDPDRNIAHKRPVLGTKERPYPRRCRTGRPMTRFDPETEKRSSQVYVPRDEQFSDVKGRTFSATTLRSGLHAILPALAPLLNNTQHFSHFPAIDALYSDGIPLPVDSGASLNVINNVIPRVVQMIEDTTEHVLRFEVPQMLERDRFSWFRDEEFARQTLAGLNPLCIRLLTEFPIVSKLDPEVYGPPESALTKELLEKMMNGLMTVEEALENKRLFMLDYHDVFLPYVHKVRELPDTTLYGSRTVFFLTDEGTLMPLAIELARPQSPTKPQWKRAFTSGFDATESWLWKLAKSHVLTHDTGYHQLVSHWLRTHACVEPYIIATNRQLSRMHPVYRLLHPHFRYTMEINALAREALINADGIIEDAFWPGRYSIELSSVAYDATWQFNTEALPEDLVSRGLAVRREDGELELTIKDYPYASDGLLIWNSIKQWASDYVNVYYNSDEEVTGDEELQAWWEEVRTKGHADKKDEPWWPVCNSKSNLVEILSVIMWVTSGHHAAVNFGQYHYAGYFPNRPTVVRKNIPVEENRDDEMKKFMARPEEVLLQSLPSQIQAITVMATLDILSSHSPDEEYMGEYAEPAWLAEPMVKAAFEKFNGRLKEVEGTIDERNNNPDNKNRCGAGIVPYELLKPFSEPGVTGRGIPNSISI